In Sphaeramia orbicularis chromosome 14, fSphaOr1.1, whole genome shotgun sequence, the following are encoded in one genomic region:
- the LOC115432589 gene encoding olfactory receptor 1-like — MGAEDEATILFNSTFVRPAQFYISGFSDVPHDKYYYVFLSFVYILTVIGNVALLSVIYLAKTLHTPKYMIVFNLGLADLCGSTALIPKLLDTFLLNRRYIAYEACISYMFFVLFFGSLQSWTLVIMAYDRLIAICFPLNYHNVVTVTNIAAMLLFMWVFVLSLLTSTVSLINHLSFCRSVVIESFYCDHGPVVHLACNDWSLNRLMAYVGFITILCIPPILIVLTYVCIVIALSRIASGKERLKALKTCTSHLALVIIFFLPLMGTNIAAVASYLHPNARIINATLTHTIPALLNPIVYSLKTEEVFSTFKKFCTKIRQSNTGVKKNKCKQTVWP, encoded by the coding sequence ATGGGTGCTGAAGATGAAGCCACTATCTTATTTAATTCCACATTTGTTCGTCCTGCACAATTCTATATTAGTGGATTTTCTGATGTCCCCCATGATAAGTATTACTATGTCTTTTTATCTTTTGTCTACATCCTGACAGTTATTGGAAATGTTGCTCTTCTCTCAGTTATCTACCTGGCAAAAACCCTCCATACTCCTAAATACATGATTGTGTTCAATCTGGGTTTGGCAGATTTGTGTGGCAGCACTGCTCTAATCCCAAAACTCCTAGATACTTTTTTATTGAACAGGAGATACATTGCCTATGAAGCTTGCATCagttacatgttttttgttttgttttttggcagtTTGCAGTCATGGACCCTTGTCATAATGGCTTATGACAGACTCATAGCAATCTGCTTCCCTTTAAACTACCATAATGTTGTGACTGTCACAAATATTGCTGCTATGCTGCTGTTTATGTGGGTTTTTGTGTTGAGTTTATTAACATCGACTGTCAGCCTAATTAATCACCTCTCCTTCTGCAGATCTGTCGTAATTGAAAGCTTTTACTGTGATCATGGACCAGTAGTTCATCTTGCCTGTAATGACTGGTCCTTAAACAGATTAATGGCCTATGTGGGTTTCATCACAATACTTTGTATTCCTCCAATTTTAATAGTACTCACTTATGTTTGCATTGTCATAGCACTGAGTAGGATTGCATCAGGGAAGGAACGACTCAAAGCTCTGAAAACATGTACATCTCACCTGGCCCTTGTGATCATTTTTTTCTTACCACTAATGGGAACCAATATAGCAGCAGTGGCCTCCTACCTCCATCCTAATGCTCGCATCATAAACGCCACTTTGACACACACCATACCAGCTCTGCTGAATCCAATTGTGTATTCTTTAAAGACAGAAGAAGTATTTAGTACATTTAAGAAGTTTTGCACAAAAATCAGGCAAAGCAACACAGgagtgaagaaaaataaatgtaaacaaacagtTTGGCCATAA
- the LOC115432588 gene encoding olfactory receptor 1-like, which produces MGAEDEATILFNSTFVRPAQFYIGGFSDVPHDKYYYVFLSFVYILTVIGNVALLSVIYLAKTLHTPKYMIVFNLGLADLCGSTALIPKLLDTFLLNRRYIAYEACISYMFFVLFFTSLQSWTLVIMAYDRLIAICFPLNYHNVVTVTNIAAMLLFMWVFVLSLLASTVSLINRLSFCRSVVIESFYCDHGPIFHLACNDWSLNRLMAYVGFITILCIPPILIVLTYVCIVIALSRIASGKERLKALKTCTSHLALVIIFFLPLMGTNIAAVASYLHPNARIINATLTHTIPALLNPIVYSLKTEEVFSTFKKFCTKISNRASFNEMCSDLSMSWGGTCT; this is translated from the exons ATGGGTGCCGAAGATGAAGCCACTATCTTATTTAATTCCACATTTGTTCGTCCTGCACAATTCTATATTGGTGGATTTTCTGATGTCCCCCATGATAAGTATTACTATGTCTTTTTATCTTTTGTCTACATCCTGACAGTTATTGGAAATGTTGCTCTTCTCTCAGTTATCTACCTGGCAAAAACTCTCCATACTCCTAAATACATGATTGTGTTCAATCTGGGTTTGGCAGATTTGTGTGGCAGCACTGCTCTAATCCCAAAACTCCTGGATACTTTTTTGTTGAACAGGAGATACATTGCCTATGAAGCTTGCATCagttacatgttttttgttttgttttttaccagttTGCAGTCATGGACACTTGTCATAATGGCTTATGACAGACTCATAGCAATCTGCTTCCCTTTAAACTACCATAATGTTGTGACTGTCACAAATATTGCTGCTATGCTGCTGTTTATGTGGGTTTTTGTGTTGAGTTTATTAGCATCGACTGTCAGCCTAATTAATCGCCTCTCCTTCTGCAGATCTGTCGTAATTGAAAGCTTTTACTGTGATCATGGACCAATATTTCATCTTGCCTGTAATGATTGGTCCTTAAACAGATTAATGGCCTATGTGGGTTTCATCACAATACTTTGTATTCCTCCAATTTTAATAGTACTCACTTATGTTTGCATTGTCATAGCACTGAGTAGGATTGCATCAGGGAAGGAACGACTCAAAGCTCTGAAAACATGTACATCTCACCTGGCCCTTGTGATCATTTTTTTCTTACCACTAATGGGAACCAATATAGCAGCAGTGGCCTCCTACCTCCATCCTAATGCTCGCATCATAAACGCCACTTTGACACACACCATACCAGCTCTGCTGAATCCAATTGTGTATTCTTTAAAGACAGAAGAAGTATTTAGTACATTTAAGAAGTTTTGCACAAAAATCAG taatcgcgcatctttcaacgagatgtgcagtgacctgtcaatgaGCTGGGGTGGCACTTGCACCTGa
- the LOC115432591 gene encoding olfactory receptor 1496-like, producing the protein MFSPRTLLNTSVIIHPPGFYIIGFETFPYISIYLIFLAFVYAVTVLFNIFLICIIIYDHSLHTPKFLAVINLAVVDLLLNTCTIPSMIKVFLIKDNFVPFNLCLVQMYFYYAILAMESYSLAILAYDRFVAICFPLHQHSINTLWSMSCIVGFTWIFNLGRLGYSVSIMTRLSFCNSLRVMSYFCDYAPVFRLACNDYSLQWSVASVSSMVNLIAPFSFIFLSYVCILVTVLRMKSVSNRIKVFTTCIEHLIVVAIFYLPIFSIFFIGLYLRVIDPDQRVLSLSLASCITPCINPIVYSLKTKEIKARAVTLVHRMKTSLL; encoded by the coding sequence ATGTTCTCTCCCAGAACACTTTTAAACACTTCTGTCATTATCCATCCTCCAGGTTTCTATATCATTGGATTTGAGACGTTTCCTTACATCAGcatctatttaatctttcttgcCTTTGTCTATGCGgttacagtactgtttaatattttTCTCATCTGTATAATTATCTATGATCACTCATTACACACTCCAAAGTTTTTGGCTGTGATCAACCTGGCAGTAGTTGATTTACTCCTCAACACATGCACTATTCCCAGCATGATAAAGGTATTCCTCATTAAGGACAACTTTGTTCCATTTAACCTTTGTTTGGTACAAATGTATTTCTATTATGCTATTTTAGCAATGGAGTCATATTCACTTGCTATTCTTGCCTATGACAGGTTTGTTGCGATATGTTTTCCTCTGCATCAGCACTCGATCAACACACTGTGGAGCATGTCTTGTATTGTTGGTTTTACTTGGATTTTTAATTTAGGAAGATTAGGCTATAGTGTATCAATAATGACTCGACTGTCTTTTTGTAATTCCCTCAGAGTGATGAGTTATTTCTGTGACTATGCACCAGTGTTTAGACTTGCCTGTAATGATTACTCACTGCAGTGGTCTGTAGCCTCAGTTTCCAGTATGGTGAACCTTATAGCCccctttagttttatttttctatccTATGTTTGCATCCTGGTGACGGTGCTCAGGATGAAATCAGTCAGCAATAGGATTAAAGTTTTTACCACTTGCATTGAGCACCTCATCGTTGTCGCTATATTCTACCTTcctatatttagtatttttttcattGGATTGTATCTGCGTGTCATTGACCCAGATCAGCGGGTGCTGAGTCTATCTCTGGCTTCTTGCATCACACCCTGCATCAACCCCATCGTATACTCACTGAAAACCAAAGAGATAAAAGCCAGAGCCGTGACACTGGTGCATAGAATGAAAACAAGCCTGCTGTGA